A window of the Deinococcus sp. KNUC1210 genome harbors these coding sequences:
- a CDS encoding dihydrofolate reductase family protein, which translates to MRKVIVTEFLTLDGVYEEALPWRNGYHPDDGAFKRDELFESSALLLGRVTYQGFAKYWPQADDTGTFGERMNSLPKFVATTTLTTLEWNATALEGDVVSAVTALKQQEGDNLLVYGSGTLVQTLLRAGLVDELRLMVFPLILGSGKRLFPDGEPLPLTLTASRDLGSGVLLLTYEPVIGTRSESPA; encoded by the coding sequence ATGCGAAAAGTCATCGTGACCGAATTCCTGACCCTGGACGGCGTATACGAAGAAGCTCTTCCCTGGCGCAACGGCTACCACCCAGATGACGGCGCGTTCAAGCGTGACGAACTGTTTGAGAGCAGCGCCCTGCTGCTGGGCCGCGTGACGTATCAGGGTTTTGCAAAATACTGGCCCCAAGCAGACGACACCGGGACGTTTGGCGAACGGATGAACAGCCTGCCGAAGTTCGTCGCCACCACCACCCTGACCACCCTCGAATGGAACGCAACTGCCCTCGAAGGAGACGTGGTCTCGGCGGTGACGGCCCTGAAGCAGCAGGAAGGCGACAATCTTCTGGTATACGGCAGCGGCACCCTGGTACAGACCCTGCTGCGCGCTGGCCTGGTGGACGAACTCCGCCTGATGGTGTTCCCGCTGATTCTAGGAAGCGGCAAGCGGCTGTTTCCCGACGGGGAGCCGCTGCCACTGACACTCACCGCCTCAAGAGACCTCGGTTCGGGCGTGCTCCTTTTAACCTACGAGCCAGTGATCGGCACCCGGTCTGAGTCTCCGGCCTGA
- a CDS encoding alpha/beta fold hydrolase, which translates to MQTVVSQDGTTIAYDQTGQGPAVILVVGALCSRTTSGAVELARHLSSHFTVINYDRRGRGDSGDTAPYSVSREVEDLAALIEIAGGHAHLYGHSSGAALVLEAALALGERAGRLALYEAPYNDDPAVRPAWQRYLADLIPLLAEGRRGDAVARFMQQVGTPATQIDGMRHAPFWSGLEAVAPTLAYDHAFLLGQDGSVPADRVADLDQPTLLISGGASFPFMRTTALTLAAAMPHASAVVLEGQTHEVDAAVLAPVLTDFFTQADVALPRWTVTL; encoded by the coding sequence ATGCAGACTGTGGTATCCCAGGACGGCACCACCATCGCCTATGACCAGACTGGACAGGGCCCGGCGGTCATCCTCGTGGTCGGCGCTCTGTGCTCCCGTACTACCTCGGGCGCTGTGGAACTCGCTCGACACCTCTCGTCCCATTTCACGGTCATCAACTACGACCGGCGAGGCCGGGGCGACAGCGGCGACACCGCGCCCTACAGCGTCAGCCGTGAGGTGGAGGACCTCGCTGCCCTGATCGAGATCGCCGGGGGGCACGCCCACCTCTACGGGCATTCGTCCGGAGCCGCCCTTGTTCTGGAGGCGGCCCTCGCCCTGGGCGAGCGAGCTGGGCGGCTGGCTCTCTACGAAGCGCCCTACAACGACGATCCGGCAGTTCGGCCAGCGTGGCAGAGGTATCTTGCCGACCTGATACCCCTGCTGGCAGAGGGTCGCCGGGGAGACGCGGTGGCCCGGTTCATGCAGCAGGTCGGCACGCCAGCCACGCAGATCGACGGCATGCGGCACGCGCCGTTCTGGTCGGGCCTGGAAGCCGTCGCCCCGACCCTGGCCTACGACCACGCCTTCCTGCTGGGCCAGGACGGTTCGGTCCCCGCCGACCGGGTGGCCGATCTGGATCAGCCGACGCTGCTGATTTCTGGCGGTGCGAGCTTTCCGTTCATGCGAACGACGGCGCTCACGCTGGCAGCAGCGATGCCCCACGCTTCAGCGGTGGTGCTGGAAGGCCAGACACATGAGGTCGATGCCGCCGTCCTGGCCCCGGTCCTGACCGACTTCTTCACCCAGGCTGATGTGGCGCTGCCGCGCTGGACCGTCACTCTCTAA
- a CDS encoding TetR/AcrR family transcriptional regulator, which yields MENATVRRRSTYHHGDLRHALLQAGLELARQQGPDAVSIREVTRRAGVTPNAAYRHFADHDALLASVCSAAQVEVARAIEREVAQVDASLTGALRARGRFHAVGLGYMRFAQTQPGLFRTAFWASRNLQKAASPDRRSEGGKTPFEWLSAALDELVDAGVISSERRKGAEFLAWSAVHGLATLLIDGPLQALSREQALSLEYLLVDMVDRGLHQEPNSR from the coding sequence ATGGAAAACGCCACTGTTCGCAGACGCTCCACCTACCATCACGGCGACCTGCGCCACGCGCTGTTGCAGGCGGGTCTGGAACTTGCCCGGCAGCAGGGTCCTGACGCGGTCAGCATCCGGGAGGTGACGCGCCGAGCAGGGGTCACGCCTAATGCGGCCTATCGTCATTTCGCCGATCATGATGCCCTGCTCGCTTCCGTCTGTTCCGCCGCACAGGTCGAGGTCGCCCGCGCCATCGAACGCGAGGTCGCTCAGGTAGACGCCTCGCTGACCGGCGCTCTGCGCGCTCGGGGCCGCTTTCATGCGGTGGGACTGGGATACATGCGTTTCGCGCAGACCCAGCCCGGCCTGTTTCGCACTGCCTTCTGGGCCTCCAGAAATCTGCAGAAGGCGGCGAGCCCTGATCGGCGCAGCGAAGGCGGCAAGACGCCCTTCGAGTGGCTCAGCGCCGCGCTGGACGAACTGGTCGATGCCGGTGTCATTTCCAGCGAACGGCGGAAAGGTGCGGAGTTTCTGGCCTGGTCTGCGGTACATGGACTGGCGACCCTCCTGATTGACGGCCCCCTGCAGGCTCTCAGCAGAGAGCAGGCACTGTCTCTCGAATACCTGCTGGTAGACATGGTGGACCGGGGATTACATCAGGAGCCGAACAGCCGATAG
- a CDS encoding N-acyl homoserine lactonase family protein, which produces MSQNAVKRLYLMQVGSVPDYQIPIVCYLVQTEDGKNILIDTGLPEIIPEESSEFENGQDVIEQLASIGLQPDDIEMVISTHYDDDHAGRHAAFTKAQYVVQRQHHAEAASNPRFAATRPQWDQPSERIRLVDGDTPLLPGLELIETSGHVPGHQSVLLRLPNTGAVLLTVDAVSFGKDFTPDVQDDGRNPDPAAVRASTLKLLDLVERERIGMVVFGHDPAQWEGLKKLPEYYE; this is translated from the coding sequence ATGAGTCAGAACGCCGTGAAGCGTCTTTATCTGATGCAGGTCGGGTCCGTGCCGGATTACCAGATTCCTATCGTCTGCTATCTGGTCCAGACGGAAGACGGGAAAAATATTCTGATCGACACTGGCCTGCCGGAGATTATTCCGGAAGAGTCATCGGAGTTCGAGAACGGGCAGGACGTGATCGAGCAACTGGCGAGTATCGGCCTGCAACCGGACGATATCGAGATGGTCATTTCGACGCACTACGACGACGACCATGCCGGACGACACGCGGCCTTCACGAAGGCACAGTATGTGGTTCAGCGGCAACATCATGCGGAAGCGGCGAGCAATCCACGGTTTGCAGCCACTCGGCCCCAGTGGGATCAGCCTTCAGAGCGGATTCGGCTGGTGGACGGAGACACGCCCTTGTTGCCGGGGTTGGAATTGATTGAGACGAGTGGACATGTGCCGGGACATCAGTCGGTGCTGCTGCGGCTGCCCAACACGGGGGCGGTGCTTTTGACCGTCGACGCGGTCTCTTTCGGCAAAGACTTTACCCCGGACGTGCAGGATGACGGAAGGAATCCGGACCCCGCGGCTGTCCGTGCCAGCACGCTCAAGCTGCTCGACCTGGTAGAGCGCGAGCGGATTGGAATGGTCGTGTTTGGGCATGACCCGGCGCAGTGGGAAGGACTCAAGAAGCTGCCGGAGTACTACGAGTAA
- a CDS encoding PhzF family phenazine biosynthesis protein, protein MSAYQFVTLDVFTDRPFGGNQLAVFPDARGLSDAEMQALAAEFNLSETTFVLPPEDPANTARVRIFHRTAEMPFAGHPTVGTAFVLADRAQNDLLRFEEIAGLIEVRLDRDGAGTVVGATIAAPQPLTVGAELPVALAAACAGIAPDGIVTANHLPTIASDGGNPRLLLEVTEPALAAAAPDLAAFRRALAARPSFGGKLSLYLYRRGEATLHARMFSPLTGTWEDAATGSAATPLAGFLLHLSGDANGAWDIVQGVEMGRPSLLRTAAWRTADGGIRASVGGGCVLMMRGEVILPDETAR, encoded by the coding sequence ATGAGCGCCTACCAGTTCGTCACCCTGGATGTCTTCACTGACCGGCCATTCGGAGGCAACCAACTCGCCGTCTTCCCGGATGCGCGGGGCCTTTCCGACGCCGAGATGCAGGCTCTCGCAGCCGAATTCAACCTCTCCGAGACGACCTTCGTTCTTCCGCCCGAAGACCCGGCGAATACGGCCCGCGTGCGTATCTTTCACCGCACTGCCGAGATGCCTTTCGCCGGGCATCCCACGGTCGGGACCGCTTTTGTCCTGGCTGACCGGGCGCAGAACGACCTGCTGCGGTTCGAGGAGATCGCTGGCCTGATCGAGGTGCGGCTTGACCGGGATGGAGCGGGCACCGTCGTTGGAGCCACCATCGCTGCGCCGCAGCCACTGACAGTCGGCGCTGAGCTGCCGGTCGCCCTCGCTGCCGCTTGTGCCGGGATCGCGCCGGACGGCATCGTGACTGCGAATCACCTTCCGACCATCGCCTCAGACGGCGGCAATCCGCGCCTGCTGCTGGAGGTGACCGAGCCAGCGCTGGCGGCGGCTGCCCCCGACCTGGCTGCATTCCGCCGCGCACTGGCAGCAAGACCATCATTCGGCGGCAAACTGTCACTGTATCTCTATCGCCGGGGAGAGGCGACGCTGCATGCCCGGATGTTCTCACCGCTGACCGGCACCTGGGAAGACGCGGCGACCGGAAGCGCTGCCACGCCGCTGGCTGGTTTTCTCCTGCATCTGTCGGGCGATGCGAACGGTGCCTGGGACATCGTTCAGGGAGTCGAGATGGGCCGCCCCAGCCTGCTCCGCACCGCCGCGTGGCGTACCGCCGACGGCGGCATTCGCGCCAGCGTCGGCGGTGGCTGCGTTCTGATGATGCGTGGAGAGGTCATCCTGCCGGACGAAACAGCACGGTAA
- a CDS encoding glycoside hydrolase family 2 protein, producing MTDLPTACQPPFRQALHSGWQFTASPPDASGVSGTSAGTAHGTAPRPGPDGWYSATVPGTVQSDLLDQQRIPDPYYGLNEPLVQWVGEQDWLYRLTFTPDAALLVHEQIELEFGGLDTLCTVWLNGQLLLSSDNMFVAHTLDVKSRLQDGENTLLLLFRSVLPAGHALEAQYGRRAAWNGDKSRVYLRKAQYHYGWDWGPVLLTCGPWKPVTLSGYTLRLTDVYLPGEVAPDLKTAFLPVKVTLSGAVPANTDFGGAAPTARVQLQAELRGPDDQVLQTAELAVQEHTETLFEIQDPQLWYPSGQGGQPLYTVVVRLTCGDRLLSEVHTRTGLRRLRVVQEPVVGEPGLSFTFEVNNTPIFIGGANWIPEDLMLNRISPAQYRDRLTQARDGNLNMIRVWGGGIYEPDVFYDLCDELGLLVWQDFMFACGLYPAHPDFLASVCQEAEQVVRRLRNHASLALWAGNNEDYAVAESVGMSGPGIAAEAFEARVIYEELLPEVITRLDAGRQYWPGSPWGGVTSADPTIGDRHSWEVWHGPMARYQDYSEFQARFVSEFGMQSAPALSTIEASVPEAERFPESRTLVHHNKAAGPGGDSDGHRRLAVYLADNLRGPRDLAEYVYQTQFVQGEAMRYAYQDFRRRFGGPGHHAVSGALVWQLNDCWPVSSWAIIDSRGLVKPAYYTIKRELAPLSVGMRRQTADAEVQIWACSSALAAQSVRLDLFAYALEGRLLAHESREVRLLPGRSTPLNDWQPPLDGFGGAVVYYAALTLNGEVVARCADFPEPYKYHRFTDPDHPDAGLHAEYLNATTVRLRASRPTKGVWLDTGVRLDCDDNFIDLRPGEVRTVTFSGLNGRPIRVRALDTEPVTIRLHERVPEAQSVGGSA from the coding sequence ATGACAGACCTTCCTACTGCCTGCCAGCCCCCGTTTCGGCAGGCCCTTCATTCCGGCTGGCAGTTCACGGCCTCTCCACCTGACGCCTCTGGGGTTTCCGGCACGTCTGCGGGTACGGCACACGGCACCGCCCCTCGACCCGGCCCGGACGGCTGGTACAGCGCCACCGTACCCGGCACTGTTCAGAGCGATCTGCTCGACCAGCAGCGCATTCCCGATCCCTACTACGGCCTGAACGAGCCGCTGGTGCAGTGGGTCGGAGAACAGGACTGGCTCTACCGCCTGACCTTCACGCCGGACGCAGCACTCCTCGTCCACGAACAGATCGAGCTGGAATTCGGCGGCCTGGACACCCTCTGTACCGTCTGGCTGAACGGTCAGCTGCTGCTGAGCAGCGACAACATGTTCGTTGCTCATACCCTCGACGTGAAATCGCGGCTGCAGGACGGCGAGAACACTCTGCTGCTGCTCTTCAGAAGCGTATTGCCTGCCGGACATGCGCTGGAAGCCCAGTACGGGCGGCGGGCAGCCTGGAACGGAGACAAGAGCCGGGTGTATCTCCGGAAGGCGCAGTACCACTACGGCTGGGACTGGGGTCCGGTGCTGCTGACCTGCGGACCGTGGAAGCCGGTGACGCTCAGCGGATACACGCTCAGGCTCACCGACGTGTATCTGCCCGGCGAGGTGGCGCCCGATCTGAAGACTGCCTTTCTTCCGGTCAAGGTCACGCTGAGCGGCGCGGTTCCTGCAAACACCGACTTCGGCGGCGCTGCCCCCACAGCGCGTGTCCAGCTCCAGGCCGAGCTGCGCGGCCCAGACGATCAGGTTCTTCAGACAGCCGAACTCGCCGTGCAGGAGCACACGGAAACGCTGTTCGAGATTCAGGACCCGCAGCTGTGGTACCCCAGCGGGCAGGGCGGGCAGCCGCTGTACACCGTGGTCGTCCGCCTGACCTGCGGTGATCGCCTGCTGAGTGAGGTCCATACGCGCACAGGGCTGCGCCGCCTGCGGGTGGTGCAGGAACCGGTGGTGGGCGAACCGGGGCTCAGTTTCACCTTCGAGGTCAACAACACGCCGATATTTATCGGTGGGGCCAACTGGATTCCGGAAGACCTGATGCTGAACCGGATCTCGCCCGCACAGTACCGTGATCGCCTGACACAGGCCCGAGACGGAAACCTGAACATGATCCGGGTATGGGGCGGCGGCATCTACGAGCCGGACGTGTTCTACGACCTGTGTGACGAACTGGGCCTGCTGGTCTGGCAGGATTTCATGTTCGCCTGCGGCCTGTACCCGGCCCACCCGGATTTTCTGGCGAGTGTCTGTCAGGAGGCCGAGCAGGTGGTCCGTCGCCTCCGCAATCATGCTTCTCTGGCACTCTGGGCGGGCAACAACGAGGATTATGCGGTGGCCGAGTCGGTGGGGATGTCGGGGCCGGGCATCGCGGCAGAAGCCTTCGAGGCCCGTGTGATCTATGAAGAGCTGCTGCCGGAGGTGATCACGCGGCTGGATGCGGGTCGGCAGTACTGGCCCGGCAGTCCCTGGGGCGGAGTCACGTCCGCCGACCCGACCATCGGCGACCGCCACAGCTGGGAGGTCTGGCACGGCCCGATGGCCCGCTATCAGGACTACAGTGAATTTCAGGCCCGGTTCGTCAGCGAGTTTGGCATGCAGTCGGCACCCGCGCTGAGCACCATCGAAGCCAGCGTGCCAGAGGCCGAACGGTTCCCGGAGAGCCGCACGCTGGTGCATCACAACAAAGCAGCAGGACCGGGAGGAGATTCCGACGGTCACCGCAGACTGGCGGTCTACCTGGCCGACAACCTGCGCGGCCCCCGCGATCTGGCCGAGTATGTCTACCAGACGCAGTTCGTGCAGGGCGAAGCGATGCGCTACGCCTACCAGGATTTCCGCCGCCGCTTCGGTGGCCCCGGCCATCACGCCGTCTCGGGGGCGCTGGTCTGGCAGCTCAACGACTGCTGGCCGGTCAGCAGCTGGGCGATCATCGACTCACGCGGCCTCGTCAAGCCCGCCTATTACACCATCAAGCGCGAACTGGCACCTCTGAGCGTGGGCATGCGGCGGCAGACCGCAGACGCGGAGGTCCAGATATGGGCGTGCAGTTCTGCTCTTGCCGCGCAGAGCGTCCGTCTGGACCTGTTCGCCTATGCTCTGGAAGGCCGCCTGCTGGCGCACGAGAGCCGTGAAGTGCGGCTGCTGCCGGGCCGCAGCACGCCGCTGAACGACTGGCAGCCGCCGCTCGACGGATTCGGCGGAGCCGTCGTCTATTACGCCGCACTGACCCTGAACGGTGAGGTCGTCGCCCGCTGTGCAGACTTCCCGGAGCCGTACAAGTACCACCGGTTCACCGACCCTGACCACCCGGACGCCGGGCTGCACGCCGAGTACCTGAATGCCACCACCGTGCGGCTGCGGGCATCGAGGCCCACCAAGGGCGTCTGGCTCGATACCGGGGTCCGCCTGGACTGCGATGACAACTTCATCGACCTGCGTCCGGGCGAAGTGCGGACCGTGACCTTCAGCGGCCTGAACGGGCGGCCCATCCGTGTAAGGGCACTCGACACTGAGCCCGTGACCATCAGGCTGCACGAAAGGGTACCAGAGGCCCAATCTGTCGGCGGGTCTGCCTAG
- a CDS encoding carbohydrate ABC transporter permease, whose translation MTVAEQLPQTVQVPPARRQKIVSSALAFVVTLAVTLFAFPLYWMVVTALKGDAEIFQSPPGMVPHPAIWSNFERALSQIPFWSYVRNSLLYAVLSATGACFSGAMVAYGFSKVRWPGREVLFFVVLITMLLPYQVTMIPTYLIFRSIGWTGTLLPLIVPAFLGNAYFIFLMRQFIRTLPDELSDSARIDGCSEWRIFTAIVLPLIKPALAVVFLNQFLNAWKDFLGPLLYLNDPSQYTLSLGLQQFQSANGQEWALLMACATIFTIPLFVLFFFTQRYFVEGVTFTGIKS comes from the coding sequence ATGACCGTAGCTGAGCAGCTTCCCCAGACCGTGCAGGTGCCACCGGCCCGCCGTCAGAAGATCGTGAGCAGCGCACTGGCCTTCGTGGTGACGCTGGCGGTCACACTCTTCGCCTTCCCGCTCTACTGGATGGTGGTGACCGCGCTGAAAGGCGACGCCGAAATCTTCCAGTCGCCGCCCGGGATGGTGCCGCATCCGGCGATCTGGAGCAATTTCGAGCGGGCGCTGTCGCAGATCCCCTTCTGGAGCTACGTCCGCAACTCGCTGCTGTACGCGGTACTTTCTGCAACCGGGGCCTGTTTTTCGGGGGCGATGGTGGCCTACGGCTTCTCGAAGGTCAGGTGGCCGGGCCGCGAGGTGCTGTTCTTCGTGGTGCTCATCACCATGCTGCTCCCCTATCAGGTCACCATGATTCCCACTTACCTGATCTTCCGCTCGATCGGCTGGACCGGCACGCTGTTGCCGCTGATCGTTCCGGCGTTTCTGGGCAACGCCTATTTCATCTTCCTGATGCGCCAGTTCATCAGAACGCTGCCCGACGAACTGAGCGACTCGGCCCGGATCGACGGATGCAGCGAGTGGCGCATCTTCACGGCGATTGTCCTGCCGCTGATCAAGCCCGCGCTGGCAGTGGTCTTTCTCAACCAGTTTCTGAACGCCTGGAAAGATTTTCTGGGACCGCTGCTGTACCTGAACGATCCCTCTCAGTACACGCTGTCTCTCGGCCTGCAACAGTTCCAGTCGGCCAACGGTCAGGAGTGGGCGCTGCTGATGGCCTGCGCCACCATCTTTACCATTCCGCTGTTCGTCCTGTTCTTTTTCACCCAGCGCTACTTCGTCGAGGGCGTGACCTTCACCGGCATCAAGAGCTGA
- a CDS encoding carbohydrate ABC transporter permease, producing MSMTVGPSAPLSVQARKRKKFWNSLGLGLLFVSPWLIGFLTLTLYPFFSSLYYSFTSYNILSPARWIGLENYQKLMSDTKFMASIGNTLYYTVIAVPLGVVLAVSLALLYNQKLPGNRLFRTLMYVPLIVPPVATALLWQWIFNPQVGLLNALLARIGVVGPTWLGDPHWSKISLIIIAQWGVGGSVLLLLAALQDVPRPLYEAAEIDGANLWHKFVHVTLPMISPVVLFISITGIINSFQVFTEAFIVSGGEGGPVNSTLFYSLYLFQQGFRYFHMGYASAMAWLLFLAVLIVTLIVFRTSARWVIYDRS from the coding sequence ATGTCGATGACGGTTGGTCCCTCCGCGCCGCTGAGCGTACAGGCCAGGAAGCGGAAGAAGTTCTGGAATTCGCTGGGCCTGGGGTTGCTGTTCGTTTCGCCGTGGTTGATCGGCTTTCTGACCCTGACCCTCTACCCGTTCTTCTCATCGCTGTACTACTCGTTCACTTCGTACAACATCCTGTCTCCGGCCAGGTGGATCGGGCTGGAGAACTATCAGAAGCTCATGTCCGACACCAAATTCATGGCGTCTATCGGCAATACCCTGTATTACACCGTGATCGCCGTGCCGCTGGGCGTGGTGCTGGCGGTGTCGCTGGCACTGCTCTACAACCAGAAACTGCCGGGCAACCGACTGTTCAGAACCCTGATGTATGTGCCGCTGATCGTGCCCCCGGTGGCGACCGCGCTGCTCTGGCAGTGGATTTTCAATCCTCAGGTCGGCCTGCTGAACGCCCTGCTCGCCCGCATCGGAGTGGTCGGCCCGACCTGGCTGGGCGACCCCCACTGGTCGAAGATCTCGCTGATCATCATCGCGCAGTGGGGCGTGGGAGGAAGCGTCCTCCTGTTGCTGGCGGCCCTCCAGGACGTGCCACGCCCGCTGTACGAGGCTGCCGAGATCGACGGTGCGAATCTCTGGCACAAGTTCGTGCACGTGACCCTGCCGATGATCTCGCCGGTGGTTCTCTTCATCAGTATCACCGGCATCATCAACTCGTTTCAGGTGTTCACCGAAGCCTTCATCGTGTCGGGCGGCGAGGGCGGCCCGGTCAACAGCACGCTGTTCTATTCCCTGTATCTGTTTCAGCAGGGCTTCCGGTATTTCCATATGGGCTACGCCTCCGCCATGGCCTGGCTGCTGTTTCTGGCCGTGCTGATCGTCACGCTGATCGTGTTCCGCACTTCCGCCCGGTGGGTGATCTATGACCGTAGCTGA